The Candidatus Nitrosymbiomonas proteolyticus genome has a segment encoding these proteins:
- a CDS encoding T4-like virus tail tube protein gp19, with amino-acid sequence MAEGVGALRWYLEIDNITEGVFREVTGLDSETEVIEHRVTGKGGNLIVHKVPGALKWSNIVLRRGITDDKKLHEWREKIEQGMVEANRKNGSVTLYAPNGDEVARYNFKNGWPCKFKGPALDSSKNEIAIEELEIAHEGLERVK; translated from the coding sequence ATGGCAGAAGGCGTAGGCGCACTTCGTTGGTATCTGGAAATCGACAACATTACCGAAGGCGTGTTTCGTGAAGTGACGGGTCTCGATTCCGAGACGGAAGTCATCGAACACCGCGTCACCGGCAAGGGCGGGAACCTTATCGTGCACAAGGTCCCGGGGGCTCTCAAGTGGTCGAACATCGTTCTCCGCAGGGGCATCACCGACGACAAGAAGCTGCACGAATGGCGTGAGAAGATCGAGCAAGGTATGGTCGAGGCCAATCGCAAGAACGGCAGCGTGACCCTTTACGCTCCGAACGGCGACGAGGTGGCTCGGTACAACTTCAAGAACGGCTGGCCGTGCAAGTTCAAAGGCCCAGCACTCGATTCGTCGAAGAACGAGATCGCCATCGAGGAACTGGAAATCGCGCACGAAGGGCTCGAAAGGGTCAAGTAG
- a CDS encoding phage tail protein → MPEYLAPGVFVEEIDGGSKPIEGVGTNTAAFVGYAKSGEFNKPIFITSWTDFCRVFGEDDEAILKALADETGRSAKELLQAKRVARKGLIEFAQRTVDELAKEAKRTGRDDVVKGWADFVRKYSIPLSSSPYIDGSYLAYAVRGYYDNGGGRAYIVRVARRSDLDIYNYEPSRKAIAGGSPATTEIGGYGFKAIEPGERGNDIKIEVTHVGEADGFTLKVTQGSKSESHGSQKDPLTPASAAQSVNEKSRLIELDATTVTATRPVAGEFQMSGGATASATALASLPIHAELAKVVPEDFVGNEADRSGFSGLEQLEDVNMVCVPDMMAGVWRRESVDGSDAGIEVLNLDDKRKEQIINLQAMLIGWCERMADRMAIVDPLPGLTPQEMRDTTMNAPFSCDHGQAAIYYPWIKVMDQVRPQSKSTIFCPPSGHIAGVWARVGVERGVHKAPANEALRGTTALEWDVTKREQEILNPNGINCIRSFPGTGIRVWGARTLATVGNPSWKYVNVRRLFNYLEKSLERGMQWVVFEPNDHDLWARVRRNISAFLWTEWKEGKLFGTVPEEAYYVKCDSETNPQEMIDLGRLYVEIGVNPVKPAEFVIIRIGQWSGGGETAEA, encoded by the coding sequence ATGCCTGAGTATCTAGCACCAGGCGTATTCGTCGAAGAAATCGACGGCGGCAGTAAGCCCATCGAAGGGGTGGGAACCAACACCGCCGCGTTCGTTGGATACGCAAAGAGCGGCGAGTTTAACAAGCCGATTTTCATTACCAGTTGGACCGACTTCTGCCGGGTTTTCGGGGAAGACGACGAAGCGATCTTGAAGGCTCTCGCCGATGAGACGGGTCGCAGCGCGAAGGAGCTTCTGCAAGCGAAGCGCGTTGCGAGAAAGGGTCTCATCGAGTTCGCCCAACGGACCGTCGACGAATTGGCCAAGGAAGCGAAGCGCACGGGCCGAGACGACGTGGTGAAGGGTTGGGCCGACTTCGTTCGGAAGTACTCGATTCCGCTTTCGAGTTCGCCCTACATCGATGGGAGCTACCTGGCGTATGCCGTTCGCGGTTACTACGACAACGGTGGCGGCCGAGCCTACATCGTCCGCGTGGCGCGCAGATCGGACCTCGACATCTACAACTACGAGCCTTCGCGCAAGGCGATCGCAGGCGGCAGCCCCGCAACGACCGAAATCGGCGGGTACGGCTTCAAGGCCATCGAGCCCGGTGAGCGCGGCAACGACATCAAGATCGAGGTCACGCACGTCGGGGAGGCAGACGGGTTCACCCTGAAGGTCACGCAGGGCAGCAAGTCGGAATCCCACGGCTCGCAGAAGGACCCGTTGACGCCCGCTTCGGCGGCCCAAAGCGTCAACGAGAAATCGAGGCTGATCGAACTCGACGCCACGACCGTCACCGCGACTCGTCCGGTTGCGGGAGAGTTCCAAATGTCCGGCGGCGCAACCGCTTCGGCGACGGCGCTCGCCTCGCTTCCGATCCACGCCGAGCTTGCCAAGGTCGTCCCTGAGGACTTCGTGGGCAACGAGGCCGATCGAAGCGGCTTCAGCGGTTTGGAGCAGCTCGAAGACGTCAACATGGTCTGCGTGCCCGACATGATGGCGGGCGTCTGGCGACGGGAGTCCGTCGATGGTTCGGATGCGGGCATCGAAGTGCTGAACCTCGACGACAAGCGCAAGGAGCAGATCATCAACCTGCAGGCGATGCTGATCGGCTGGTGCGAGCGCATGGCCGATCGAATGGCGATCGTTGACCCGCTTCCTGGGCTCACCCCGCAGGAGATGAGGGACACGACGATGAACGCGCCTTTCAGTTGCGACCACGGCCAAGCCGCGATCTACTACCCGTGGATCAAGGTGATGGACCAGGTACGGCCGCAGTCGAAGAGCACGATCTTCTGTCCGCCCAGCGGGCACATCGCTGGCGTGTGGGCAAGGGTCGGGGTCGAGCGTGGCGTTCACAAGGCGCCCGCGAACGAGGCTCTGCGAGGCACGACCGCCCTTGAATGGGACGTCACCAAGCGCGAGCAGGAGATCCTCAACCCCAACGGAATCAACTGCATCCGATCGTTCCCCGGAACCGGAATCCGAGTCTGGGGCGCGAGGACGCTCGCAACCGTTGGCAACCCTTCCTGGAAGTACGTCAATGTTCGGCGGCTCTTCAACTACCTTGAGAAGTCGCTCGAGCGCGGGATGCAGTGGGTGGTGTTCGAACCGAACGACCACGATCTGTGGGCTCGCGTTCGCCGAAACATCTCGGCGTTCCTCTGGACCGAGTGGAAGGAAGGCAAGCTCTTCGGGACGGTTCCTGAGGAAGCGTACTACGTCAAGTGCGACTCGGAAACGAACCCTCAGGAGATGATCGACCTCGGCAGACTCTATGTCGAGATCGGCGTCAATCCGGTCAAGCCCGCGGAGTTCGTCATCATCAGGATCGGCCAGTGGTCGGGCGGAGGCGAAACCGCCGAGGCGTAA
- a CDS encoding adenine specific DNA methylase Mod — protein MARGKKSAGRAKDAEAYKYSKDEATRKNNPESGMVDYVSAEPSSKSTKSAKSIYCWDPRESPQLVWAGKAGLKKVEVEEETSLEVPLVNLHIHERVSTEAILRSVQRKDAQRSLFADPELDFTKEIQFYKHDVDWSNRMILGDSLLVMNSLLEREGMRGAVQCIYMDPPYGIKYASNFQPRIDQRDVKDGKDEDLTREVMQVQAFRDTWELGVHSYLTYLRDRLLLSRELLADSGSIFVQIGDENVHRVRCLMDEVFGEENFCGQIVFLKTTGKESGLLDHTFDFLLWFAKDKAKTKFRQTTKRRFPSDDSNFRFAEDKDGSRFALTKPQMRVVDRLADEYRIYRQNPLTSQSGSESTTVPYEYAGITYRPKKGGWKTNATGLSRLAAARRLEGVGQTLTFIRFIDDFPYQDDNDVWEDTRQSGFGTEKTYAVTTAERVIERCILMTTDPGDLVLDPTCGSGTTAYVAEQWGRRWITMDTSRVALAIARNRLMTAAFDYYKLRHPTSGVSGGFVYKTVPHVTLKSIAQNPEIDRIVDECGPGLDAALKEVNSALGRDYKEWEVPRFDPSTPSTASTKELGEFWKLKREMQARIDASIAKNAPTEELVDQPQKETGIVRVSGPFTMEAVPNVGAEMSMAVETVDAVDGMSVTVFSPTEQVESGNVSAYISDMIEKLRKTGVVAKSGQKLSFQSLRPLGHATLHADGETQNGEPKSIAVVFGPQNGSISESHVKDALHAGKKYDILLLCGYDFTPTAQEMAQAASKDDWQVLLAYVAPDTVMTDLLKDTKASQLFTMIGEPDVVVYRQGDPNLPTLLAQARERAGLGPSEPIRNPQSEIRNRSAYEVLLRAEDLAEGELFVELRGVDVYDPVTGEVKSDAGENVHALLIDQDYDGKSFCICQALFPNKKDSWTKIAKNLKGTIDEEAFSAFRTLVSLPFKPGTSFDREFGKEGRVQIKVIDQRGNAVVKTVRVD, from the coding sequence ATGGCAAGGGGTAAGAAGTCGGCAGGTAGGGCCAAAGACGCCGAAGCCTACAAGTACTCGAAGGACGAGGCAACCCGAAAGAACAACCCTGAGTCCGGCATGGTGGACTACGTTTCAGCGGAGCCGTCCTCCAAGTCCACCAAGTCCGCAAAGTCCATATACTGCTGGGACCCGCGCGAGTCCCCCCAGCTCGTCTGGGCGGGCAAGGCCGGGCTGAAGAAGGTCGAAGTCGAGGAGGAGACGAGCCTCGAAGTCCCCCTCGTCAACCTCCACATCCACGAGCGGGTCTCCACCGAGGCGATCTTAAGAAGCGTCCAGCGCAAGGACGCCCAGCGTTCGCTCTTCGCCGACCCCGAGCTCGACTTCACCAAGGAGATCCAGTTCTACAAGCACGACGTGGACTGGTCGAACCGAATGATCCTGGGCGATTCGCTCCTGGTCATGAACTCGCTCTTGGAGCGCGAGGGGATGCGCGGGGCGGTGCAGTGCATCTACATGGACCCGCCCTACGGCATCAAGTACGCCAGCAACTTCCAGCCGCGCATCGACCAGCGCGACGTAAAGGACGGCAAGGACGAGGACCTTACGCGCGAGGTGATGCAGGTCCAGGCGTTCCGCGACACCTGGGAGCTGGGCGTGCATTCCTACCTCACCTACCTGCGCGACCGGCTGCTGCTCTCTCGCGAGTTGCTGGCCGATTCCGGATCGATATTCGTCCAGATCGGCGACGAGAACGTCCACCGCGTGCGGTGCCTGATGGATGAGGTGTTTGGGGAGGAGAACTTCTGTGGACAGATCGTCTTCCTGAAGACGACAGGTAAAGAGAGCGGACTCCTCGATCACACATTCGACTTTCTGCTGTGGTTTGCCAAAGACAAAGCAAAGACAAAGTTTCGGCAAACGACCAAGCGACGCTTCCCGTCAGATGATTCTAACTTCCGGTTTGCAGAGGATAAAGACGGTTCCAGGTTTGCGCTTACGAAGCCCCAGATGCGCGTTGTGGATAGACTGGCCGACGAATATCGAATTTATCGTCAGAATCCACTGACCTCTCAGTCAGGCAGCGAATCCACGACTGTGCCCTACGAGTACGCTGGAATTACTTATCGACCTAAGAAGGGCGGATGGAAAACCAATGCAACAGGGCTGAGCCGCCTTGCTGCAGCCAGACGACTGGAGGGTGTCGGGCAGACTCTGACCTTCATTCGTTTTATCGACGACTTTCCCTACCAGGACGACAATGACGTTTGGGAGGACACAAGGCAAAGCGGTTTCGGAACCGAAAAGACATACGCAGTAACAACGGCGGAGCGCGTCATAGAGCGCTGCATCCTCATGACAACCGACCCCGGCGACCTCGTCCTCGACCCTACCTGCGGCAGCGGCACCACCGCGTACGTCGCCGAGCAGTGGGGCCGCCGGTGGATCACCATGGACACCAGCCGCGTCGCCCTCGCCATCGCCCGCAACCGCCTGATGACCGCCGCCTTCGACTACTACAAGCTCCGCCATCCCACCAGCGGCGTCTCCGGCGGCTTCGTCTACAAAACCGTCCCCCACGTCACCCTCAAATCCATCGCCCAAAACCCCGAGATCGACAGGATTGTGGACGAGTGTGGACCGGGGCTGGACGCGGCGCTGAAAGAGGTGAACAGCGCCCTTGGAAGGGACTATAAGGAGTGGGAAGTACCTCGGTTCGACCCATCCACTCCGTCCACAGCGTCCACAAAAGAGCTGGGCGAGTTTTGGAAGCTCAAGCGCGAGATGCAAGCCCGCATCGACGCTTCCATCGCCAAGAACGCGCCGACCGAGGAACTTGTCGACCAGCCCCAGAAAGAAACTGGAATCGTCCGAGTCAGCGGCCCGTTCACCATGGAAGCGGTCCCGAATGTGGGGGCGGAGATGAGCATGGCAGTGGAGACGGTGGACGCAGTGGACGGTATGAGCGTGACGGTGTTCAGCCCTACAGAGCAAGTGGAATCAGGCAACGTCTCAGCCTACATCTCCGACATGATCGAGAAGCTCCGCAAGACCGGCGTCGTCGCCAAGAGCGGCCAAAAGCTCTCCTTCCAATCCCTGCGCCCGCTCGGCCACGCCACCCTCCACGCCGACGGCGAGACCCAGAACGGCGAGCCCAAGAGCATCGCCGTCGTCTTCGGCCCGCAGAACGGCAGCATCAGCGAGTCGCACGTCAAGGACGCCCTGCACGCGGGGAAGAAGTACGACATCCTGCTGCTCTGCGGCTACGACTTCACCCCAACCGCGCAGGAGATGGCCCAGGCAGCATCAAAGGACGATTGGCAGGTGCTTCTGGCCTACGTCGCACCGGATACGGTGATGACCGACCTGCTGAAGGACACGAAAGCCTCGCAGCTCTTCACGATGATCGGCGAGCCGGACGTGGTGGTGTATCGGCAGGGCGATCCGAATCTTCCCACGCTCCTCGCCCAAGCGCGCGAGCGTGCCGGCCTCGGCCCCTCCGAGCCAATCCGCAATCCACAATCCGAAATCCGCAATCGGTCGGCCTACGAGGTTCTGCTCCGCGCCGAAGACCTGGCCGAAGGCGAACTGTTCGTCGAGCTTCGCGGCGTGGACGTTTACGACCCGGTGACCGGCGAGGTGAAGAGCGACGCCGGCGAGAACGTGCACGCGCTGCTGATCGACCAGGATTACGACGGCAAGAGCTTCTGCATCTGCCAAGCCCTCTTCCCGAACAAGAAGGACTCTTGGACCAAGATCGCCAAGAACTTGAAGGGGACGATAGACGAGGAGGCGTTCTCGGCATTCCGGACGCTGGTCTCGCTGCCCTTCAAGCCGGGAACGTCGTTCGACCGAGAGTTCGGAAAGGAAGGCCGAGTCCAGATAAAAGTCATCGACCAGCGTGGGAATGCGGTGGTGAAGACGGTGAGGGTGGATTAA
- a CDS encoding S23 ribosomal protein — protein sequence MGESLIPKHGGYRNLKSFQVAQLAYDLTVEFVDRYVDPKSRTRDQMVQAARSGVQNIAEGSQVSVTSKKMEMKLTSVARASLEELRLDYEDFLRHRSLTQWERNDTRRQSLIDARPRSLEDVEAWILSTPSTPSTTCPEAEIHANGALALVAVATALLTRQLQSQADSFEREGGFTERLYGVRKANR from the coding sequence ATGGGTGAGAGTCTGATTCCGAAGCACGGGGGATATAGGAATCTGAAGTCATTCCAGGTTGCGCAGTTGGCATACGACTTGACGGTGGAGTTTGTGGATAGATATGTGGACCCGAAGAGCCGAACGAGGGACCAAATGGTGCAAGCGGCTCGCTCAGGCGTTCAGAACATCGCCGAAGGCAGCCAGGTGAGCGTGACTTCCAAGAAGATGGAGATGAAACTCACCAGTGTGGCAAGGGCAAGCCTGGAGGAATTGCGGCTGGACTACGAGGACTTCTTGCGCCATCGAAGTTTGACCCAATGGGAGCGAAACGACACCCGGCGCCAAAGCCTGATTGACGCTCGGCCCCGCTCTTTGGAGGACGTCGAAGCCTGGATCCTGTCCACGCCGTCCACCCCGTCCACCACATGCCCCGAAGCCGAAATTCACGCCAATGGGGCGCTCGCCTTGGTTGCTGTAGCGACCGCTCTCCTGACACGACAGCTACAGTCTCAAGCGGACTCCTTTGAGAGGGAAGGCGGTTTCACGGAAAGGCTCTACGGAGTCAGGAAGGCGAATCGTTGA
- a CDS encoding DNA or RNA helicase of superfamily II, whose amino-acid sequence MSTLFDPIAQARSAGAAAIESPICNRPYEEPSSYWQVVDFETGERTEPKLIEGERRPAGYFYSPKGAKYDSSQLEEEFVPLECVNEIRGRVNLWRQEGYRGVTPVTRRLLEHWALGKPERDRPLFFCQREAVETIIWLHESHAADRQGLMTLTIDGESVPLEKAHAEFLRYCCKMATGTGKTIVMAMLVAWSALNKAQYPHDTRFSDAVLIVAPGLTVRERLQVLYPENPGNYYDKFELVPGALRTMLSGAVKLHIIHRQEMAVRDDTNTKGPRKLGPESDGAFANRILSKLRSKRRILVLNDEGHHCYRPREKAVDEDAPTREEKDENELAGKWLLGLVKINRAREILTCIDLSATPFYIHGSGYPVGRPFPWIVSDFGLVDAIESGLVKIPQIPVDDSLGGSPPAYFHLWRWINEKLPPESRETARRKAKPEAVVLEAEPAVVTMIGNWLEEFERWAGEGSKVPPVLIVVTQDTTLSKLLYERMTREDFEFKEFVNTEKQQVTYLYDSKELKEVEEGEKAKKSELRKRAIMLSVGKEGEPGEQVRCIVSVSMLTEGWDASNVTQIVGLRAFTSQLLCEQVVGRALRRRSYEVDPETGMLQPEYADVYGVPFQVIPVKAKGKAGPPPPPPSVLIRAIEDRKHFELTFPRVEGYITEIRDTAVCAWDKVPSLVIGRDEPAETYVKGVAGFRVGRPDIGGPGDLEKHDRVPYYLLARVSSACFKMASDIVGIRIPGESDVECARRSKLFPQVLEIVRKYVSEYLVFENVPQEEVTFEKWQAKIVNVLNGCIAEKGEDGSVVVMPRIERYRGEGSSGQVFFRTGRPVRETVKSHVSHVVLDAPVWEGSAAATLEHSDVVECYVRNDHLDFTIPYVDSFGNPHMHRPDFILRLTNGLLVALEVKGQVRELDELKVRAGLKWADAVNRFYGEQRWVYHVCFSPSHLPEHLRRMAL is encoded by the coding sequence TTGAGCACCCTTTTCGACCCCATCGCTCAAGCTCGCTCCGCTGGCGCGGCGGCGATTGAGAGCCCCATCTGCAACCGGCCCTACGAGGAGCCGAGCAGTTATTGGCAGGTCGTGGACTTCGAGACCGGAGAGCGCACCGAGCCCAAGCTGATCGAAGGCGAGCGGCGGCCGGCGGGGTACTTCTACTCCCCCAAGGGCGCGAAGTACGACAGCAGCCAGCTCGAAGAGGAGTTCGTCCCCCTCGAATGCGTCAATGAAATCCGCGGACGCGTGAATCTTTGGCGGCAAGAGGGCTATCGCGGCGTCACGCCCGTTACCCGCCGTCTGCTCGAGCATTGGGCCCTCGGCAAGCCGGAGCGCGACAGGCCCCTCTTCTTTTGCCAGCGCGAGGCGGTTGAGACGATCATCTGGCTTCATGAATCCCACGCCGCCGACCGTCAAGGCCTGATGACGCTTACCATCGACGGCGAAAGCGTCCCGCTGGAAAAAGCCCACGCCGAGTTCCTCCGCTACTGCTGCAAGATGGCTACCGGGACGGGAAAGACCATCGTCATGGCGATGCTCGTCGCCTGGTCCGCGCTGAACAAAGCGCAGTACCCGCATGATACGCGATTTTCGGATGCGGTCCTTATCGTCGCGCCGGGCCTGACCGTCCGCGAACGTCTTCAGGTGCTCTATCCCGAGAATCCGGGCAACTACTACGACAAGTTCGAGTTGGTGCCCGGCGCTTTACGCACCATGCTATCCGGCGCGGTGAAGCTGCACATCATCCATCGACAGGAAATGGCAGTTCGGGACGACACGAACACGAAGGGACCCCGCAAACTCGGGCCCGAATCGGACGGCGCATTTGCCAATCGCATCTTGAGCAAGCTAAGGTCAAAGAGGCGAATTCTCGTATTGAACGATGAAGGACACCATTGTTATAGGCCGCGCGAGAAGGCGGTGGACGAGGACGCCCCAACGCGAGAGGAAAAGGACGAGAACGAGCTTGCCGGAAAATGGCTTCTTGGGCTCGTGAAGATCAATCGCGCCCGAGAAATCCTCACCTGCATTGATCTCTCCGCGACGCCTTTCTACATTCATGGCAGCGGGTATCCGGTCGGGCGGCCGTTCCCTTGGATCGTGAGCGACTTCGGATTGGTGGACGCGATCGAAAGCGGCCTGGTGAAGATCCCGCAGATTCCGGTGGACGACAGCCTGGGCGGAAGCCCACCCGCCTACTTCCACCTTTGGCGATGGATTAACGAGAAACTGCCGCCCGAGTCGCGAGAGACGGCTCGCCGGAAAGCCAAGCCCGAAGCGGTGGTTCTCGAAGCCGAGCCTGCCGTCGTGACGATGATTGGGAACTGGCTGGAGGAGTTTGAGCGGTGGGCGGGGGAAGGCTCCAAGGTCCCGCCCGTTCTGATCGTCGTGACTCAGGATACGACGCTTTCGAAGCTGCTCTATGAGCGCATGACGCGCGAAGACTTCGAGTTCAAGGAGTTTGTGAACACCGAGAAGCAGCAGGTGACGTACCTCTACGACAGCAAGGAGCTAAAGGAGGTCGAAGAGGGCGAGAAGGCCAAAAAGAGCGAGCTTCGCAAACGAGCGATCATGCTCTCGGTCGGCAAAGAGGGAGAGCCGGGCGAGCAGGTGCGGTGCATCGTGAGCGTTTCGATGCTGACGGAAGGCTGGGACGCTAGCAACGTGACGCAGATCGTGGGTTTGAGGGCGTTCACTTCTCAGCTCCTTTGCGAGCAAGTTGTTGGTCGTGCGCTTCGGCGGCGCTCATACGAAGTGGACCCTGAGACCGGGATGCTTCAGCCCGAATATGCGGACGTGTACGGCGTGCCGTTCCAGGTGATCCCGGTCAAGGCGAAGGGAAAGGCGGGGCCGCCTCCACCCCCGCCTTCGGTTTTGATTCGGGCCATTGAAGACCGAAAGCACTTCGAGCTGACCTTCCCGAGAGTCGAGGGCTACATCACGGAGATTCGGGATACGGCGGTTTGCGCCTGGGACAAGGTCCCTTCGCTGGTGATCGGGCGGGACGAACCAGCAGAGACCTACGTAAAGGGAGTGGCCGGGTTTCGCGTTGGGAGACCAGATATCGGCGGCCCGGGCGATTTGGAGAAACACGACCGAGTTCCTTATTATCTTCTGGCACGTGTGTCTTCCGCTTGTTTCAAGATGGCTTCGGACATCGTCGGAATTCGCATCCCCGGGGAATCTGATGTGGAATGCGCACGGCGAAGCAAGCTCTTTCCTCAGGTTCTGGAGATCGTGCGGAAGTACGTATCCGAGTACCTGGTCTTCGAGAACGTGCCTCAAGAGGAGGTCACCTTCGAGAAGTGGCAAGCAAAGATCGTGAACGTGCTTAACGGGTGCATCGCCGAGAAGGGGGAGGATGGGTCGGTGGTGGTGATGCCGAGGATCGAGCGGTATCGGGGAGAAGGATCGAGCGGGCAAGTGTTCTTCCGAACAGGGCGCCCGGTTCGGGAGACCGTCAAGAGCCATGTGAGCCATGTCGTGCTGGATGCGCCGGTTTGGGAGGGATCGGCGGCGGCTACGTTGGAGCATTCGGACGTGGTCGAGTGCTATGTTCGGAACGACCACCTGGACTTCACGATCCCGTACGTGGATTCGTTCGGGAATCCGCACATGCATCGGCCGGACTTCATTTTGAGGCTCACGAACGGGCTTCTCGTAGCGCTCGAAGTCAAGGGACAGGTGCGGGAGTTGGACGAACTGAAGGTTAGAGCCGGCCTCAAGTGGGCGGATGCAGTAAATCGCTTTTATGGCGAGCAAAGGTGGGTCTATCACGTGTGCTTTTCGCCGTCGCACCTTCCTGAGCATCTCAGACGCATGGCTCTTTGA
- a CDS encoding class II aldolase family protein: MDEGALREELCRTGRLCWERGLVGAAEGNLSARLADGRILCSPSGASKGHLDPANLTIVDESGARVSGPKPSSELGLHLCLYGERPDCRAVVHAHPPTATAFALAGVSIPDDVLPEGVFVLGPVALAPFAFPGSEEVAAKVRPFARGHDAILLANHGAVTIGGSLEEAYFRMETLERVAVVVAGALALGKVNPLPADAVARLRALRQRISGGDSGTE; encoded by the coding sequence ATGGATGAGGGGGCGCTGCGGGAAGAGCTTTGCCGGACGGGGAGGCTGTGTTGGGAGCGTGGGCTCGTCGGGGCCGCCGAGGGAAACCTCAGCGCGAGGCTCGCCGACGGGCGCATCCTTTGCTCGCCTTCCGGGGCGAGCAAGGGCCACCTTGATCCGGCAAACCTTACGATCGTCGACGAAAGCGGCGCCAGGGTCTCCGGGCCGAAACCTTCGAGCGAGCTCGGGTTGCATCTTTGCCTTTATGGCGAGAGGCCCGACTGCCGGGCGGTGGTCCACGCCCACCCGCCTACCGCGACGGCCTTCGCCCTTGCGGGAGTTTCGATTCCCGACGACGTGTTGCCCGAAGGGGTTTTCGTGCTGGGTCCGGTCGCACTCGCGCCGTTCGCGTTTCCCGGGTCTGAGGAGGTCGCGGCGAAGGTTCGTCCCTTTGCGCGGGGCCACGACGCCATTCTGCTCGCCAACCACGGCGCAGTGACGATCGGCGGCAGTTTGGAGGAGGCGTACTTCCGCATGGAGACCTTGGAGAGGGTCGCGGTGGTGGTGGCTGGGGCGCTCGCGCTGGGAAAGGTCAACCCCTTGCCGGCCGACGCGGTCGCCCGTTTGCGCGCCCTTCGCCAGCGAATCTCAGGCGGCGACTCTGGGACCGAATAG
- a CDS encoding histidine--tRNA ligase, with product MRFQSPRGTEDVFPPASDRWLWLEGEFREQCRLFGYGDIRTPTFEDTELFLRSSGETSEVVSKQMYSFLDKGGRDITLKPEGTAPVVRAVMEHGLYAPGNVLRLSYVTPIFRYERPQKGRLREAHQVGIELIGSSSPEADFEVILFTVGFYERLGLSDVVVSLNSIGRVQCREAYRGAILDHAKGYLGSLDAESRAKVERNPLRLLDSKDPKAAEVIAGLPSILDFLEPESAAHFARLQSLLDFERVKYRVEPRIVRGLDYYTDTVFEVVSERLGAQSSLCGGGRYDQLMKELGGPEAPSVGVAMGVERALIVLESMGASPPVGTPSAFVACAEDSLREEAWRLCGELRGASIACQLDVEARSLRSQLNQANKVGARVVAILGPEESAEGSVTLKQMESGEQKRVSRVCFVEEVANWLGL from the coding sequence ATGCGGTTTCAGTCCCCCCGAGGCACCGAAGACGTCTTTCCGCCCGCCTCCGACCGGTGGCTTTGGCTCGAAGGCGAGTTCCGGGAGCAATGCAGGTTGTTCGGGTACGGCGATATCCGCACGCCAACGTTCGAGGACACCGAGCTTTTCCTGAGGAGTTCGGGGGAGACGAGCGAGGTGGTTTCGAAGCAGATGTACTCGTTCCTCGACAAAGGGGGCCGCGACATCACCCTGAAACCCGAAGGCACCGCTCCGGTCGTGCGAGCCGTGATGGAGCACGGGCTTTATGCTCCCGGCAACGTGTTGCGACTGAGCTACGTGACCCCGATCTTCCGCTACGAGCGTCCGCAAAAAGGCCGGTTGCGGGAGGCGCACCAAGTCGGGATCGAATTGATCGGCAGTTCCTCGCCCGAGGCTGATTTCGAGGTGATTCTGTTTACGGTCGGGTTTTACGAACGGCTCGGTCTGTCGGACGTTGTGGTTTCGCTCAACTCAATCGGGCGGGTCCAGTGCAGGGAGGCTTATCGCGGCGCGATCCTCGACCATGCGAAGGGGTACTTGGGGTCGCTCGACGCTGAGAGCCGGGCGAAGGTCGAGCGCAACCCTCTGAGGCTGCTCGACAGCAAGGACCCCAAGGCGGCGGAGGTCATTGCAGGGCTGCCTTCGATCTTGGACTTCTTGGAGCCTGAATCTGCGGCGCATTTCGCTCGGCTTCAGTCTCTGCTGGACTTCGAAAGGGTGAAGTACCGGGTTGAGCCGAGGATCGTGCGGGGGCTCGACTACTACACCGACACGGTTTTTGAGGTCGTTTCGGAGCGCCTTGGCGCGCAGAGTTCGCTGTGCGGCGGGGGTCGGTACGACCAATTGATGAAGGAGCTTGGGGGACCCGAAGCTCCGAGCGTCGGGGTCGCAATGGGAGTTGAGCGGGCGCTGATCGTTTTGGAGTCGATGGGCGCTTCGCCGCCAGTGGGGACTCCGAGCGCGTTTGTGGCGTGCGCGGAAGACTCGTTGCGCGAGGAAGCGTGGCGACTTTGCGGCGAGTTGAGGGGCGCTTCGATCGCGTGTCAGCTCGATGTGGAGGCTCGGAGTCTGCGGTCGCAGCTCAACCAGGCGAACAAGGTCGGCGCGCGGGTGGTGGCGATTTTGGGGCCCGAAGAGTCCGCCGAAGGGTCGGTGACCCTCAAGCAAATGGAATCCGGCGAGCAGAAGAGGGTCTCCCGGGTTTGCTTCGTCGAGGAGGTCGCGAATTGGCTCGGGCTTTGA